One window of the Acaryochloris sp. CCMEE 5410 genome contains the following:
- a CDS encoding ATP-dependent Clp protease proteolytic subunit: MPIGVPSVPYRIPGSPYERWVDIYTRLSQERIIFLGQEVTDGLANQIVAFLLYLDSEDPSKPISIYINSPGGSVTAGLAIYDTMQHIKSEVATICVGLAASMGSFLLAAGSPGKRLALPHSRIMIHQPSGGARGQASDIEIEAKEIIRVRRQLNDIYAARTGQPLEKIEKDMDRDFFMSAHEALEYGLIDQVIEERPA, encoded by the coding sequence ATGCCTATTGGTGTTCCTAGTGTTCCCTACCGTATTCCTGGCAGCCCCTATGAACGCTGGGTGGATATTTATACCCGTTTGAGCCAAGAAAGAATCATTTTTCTGGGCCAGGAAGTAACGGATGGTCTAGCCAATCAAATTGTGGCTTTTCTCCTGTATTTGGATTCTGAAGATCCCAGTAAGCCGATTTCCATCTATATCAACTCGCCGGGTGGTTCAGTGACTGCGGGGTTGGCTATTTATGACACCATGCAGCATATTAAGTCAGAAGTCGCGACCATCTGTGTTGGCCTAGCGGCCTCCATGGGTTCGTTTCTACTGGCTGCGGGCTCTCCTGGTAAGCGTTTGGCGCTTCCTCATTCTCGCATTATGATTCACCAGCCTTCGGGTGGGGCGCGTGGACAAGCTTCTGATATTGAAATTGAAGCGAAGGAAATCATTCGTGTGCGTCGACAGTTGAATGACATCTACGCCGCGAGAACAGGGCAACCCTTGGAAAAAATTGAAAAAGATATGGATCGCGACTTCTTTATGTCTGCCCATGAGGCTTTGGAATATGGCCTCATTGACCAAGTGATTGAAGAAAGACCTGCTTAA
- a CDS encoding DUF1877 family protein: MGINSYLKAVSISTLETLQQDPGLTELFFAAQWLPEAPKWKKSYLQGEWCERAKEQAAQRFSTYSSLKQPFLDEWETPEADLHKYFDVLTFLLAGYVPGYILQPWTIPELRSNAELMQQSKTRDFAPFLLFMDSQWDGLPLVNALGAGTILNPNTRNNPNHSLVRYLSTEEVGNMLGGLLLLSEQRFRTRYKRESRKSAPVPLFDLSEEEELDWLTDYFRIIENYYSNTLRSEKALLLYLS, from the coding sequence ATGGGCATCAACAGTTACCTAAAAGCAGTCTCGATTTCAACGCTGGAAACCTTACAACAAGATCCGGGGTTGACTGAATTATTTTTTGCTGCCCAGTGGTTACCAGAAGCTCCTAAATGGAAGAAGTCTTATCTGCAGGGAGAATGGTGTGAGAGAGCGAAGGAACAGGCGGCCCAACGGTTCTCAACATATTCTTCACTCAAGCAACCGTTTCTTGATGAGTGGGAAACTCCAGAAGCAGATCTCCACAAGTATTTTGATGTCCTTACATTTCTGCTAGCAGGCTATGTGCCAGGCTATATCCTGCAGCCATGGACGATTCCAGAACTCAGAAGCAATGCTGAGTTGATGCAACAATCCAAAACTCGAGATTTTGCACCTTTCCTACTGTTTATGGACTCTCAGTGGGATGGGCTTCCTTTGGTCAATGCCTTGGGGGCCGGAACGATTCTGAATCCCAATACGAGGAATAACCCAAATCATAGCTTAGTTCGTTATCTATCCACAGAGGAAGTAGGGAACATGTTAGGTGGCTTGCTATTGCTTTCAGAACAAAGATTTCGAACACGTTATAAACGAGAATCTAGGAAGTCAGCCCCTGTTCCCCTTTTTGATCTTTCTGAAGAAGAAGAGCTAGATTGGTTAACCGATTATTTTCGGATTATAGAAAATTACTATAGCAACACCCTTCGTTCAGAAAAAGCCTTGCTGCTATACCTGTCTTAA